Below is a window of Bacteroidales bacterium DNA.
CGTTCTCCGGTGCTTACGATGGAAATAACTTTACCATTGAATCGCTTTATATCAAAAGGGAATATGAAAGTTACCTTGGTTTGTTTGGATATTTGAATGGTGCGTGGATTGAAAAACTCCGGCTTTCCAATGCAGATATGACAGGTTATTATTATGTTGGAGCACTTGCAGGAAGGGTGGTTAACCAAACAGATATTTCTTATGTCGAGGTTGTAAATGCCCAGATTTATATCTCCAAAAGTTATGCAGGAGGAGTGGTGGGTGGTGCAAGTTATTCAAATCTTTACAGATGCTCCTCCTCGGGGACAGTGACGAAAGGAGGCGAATACGTTGCGAATTGGATAGGTGGCATCGCCGGAGCAATTTCCGGTGAAACCCTGGTTGAAGAGTGTTATAGTACAACCGATGTTTTGAGCGAACTTCATAATTCGATAGGTGGGCTTGTTGGTAACCTTTGGACAGGAGCGGAAATAAAAAACTCTTATGCAAGAGGCAGGGTAATTGGTACCTGGGCTATCGTGGGGGGATTTGCCGGTGGTAATCAAACCGGTGTCATATCAAATTCGTTCTCAACAGGAATGGTCTATGCAGTCGAACTCTATGTAAACGGGTTTTTAGGCAGAAACGTAGGTGGTTATTGCTATAACAATTTCTGGGATGTCGAAACATCACAGCAAAATACTGATGAATGTGCATCCGGGAAAACAACGGCTCAGATGAAGACGCAATCCACATTTACCAATGCAGGCTGGGATTTTGAAAACGTATGGGCTATGGATGGGGTAACCAATGACGGATATCCCTTTTTGAAATGGCAGACTGGTCCACAATCATTGTACTACAAGGAATTGTTGCATACTTCACTGGGTAATGCTACCCTAGAAAAAGTAACAACGGAAATCTTATTGGCCGACAACATTGGTATCACCGGATCAGATGGTTTTTCGGTAGATGTGCATGACTATCCGAGCATGGTTGAATGGGGGATGACAGCAGCCCTGGATTTTAATCAGCTACCGGTGGGTGCAAATTTGCAAATAAAATCAACAGGAT
It encodes the following:
- a CDS encoding T9SS type A sorting domain-containing protein; this encodes FSGAYDGNNFTIESLYIKREYESYLGLFGYLNGAWIEKLRLSNADMTGYYYVGALAGRVVNQTDISYVEVVNAQIYISKSYAGGVVGGASYSNLYRCSSSGTVTKGGEYVANWIGGIAGAISGETLVEECYSTTDVLSELHNSIGGLVGNLWTGAEIKNSYARGRVIGTWAIVGGFAGGNQTGVISNSFSTGMVYAVELYVNGFLGRNVGGYCYNNFWDVETSQQNTDECASGKTTAQMKTQSTFTNAGWDFENVWAMDGVTNDGYPFLKWQTGPQSLYYKELLHTSLGNATLEKVTTEILLADNIGITGSDGFSVDVHDYPSMVEWGMTAALDFNQLPVGANLQIKSTGSHSGMENQNISVANYEKTGDGIHAFVDFTSIGVTSVVANFYIDGTLIQQEIIPAGAFEYDALSGSPELVSVTKSDCYLPGGKTILEDAPGISVSLGEITEIIASWFGSNLIITADAIEFYAYQDYNPKYSYAQIEVTAANFSPLAIVDEYVIEGLTSCFQGFIRDALTNFSIDNATVTALNMVNGTQSYTTPFGSHYSMPVPPGSYDLTCEAEGYESMTAYNMILLENHNTSYTFYLTPTEGQHGYTGVGGVNVNEMRIYPNPGNGTFTIKGAHEKINVRIFNAFDVEVYLRELNLPAKVDLSTQPEGIYLVRIETDKGVFFEKLVIN